One Sciurus carolinensis chromosome 10, mSciCar1.2, whole genome shotgun sequence genomic window carries:
- the Otud4 gene encoding OTU domain-containing protein 4 isoform X2, with protein sequence MACIHYLRENREKFEAFIEGSFEEYLKRLENPQEWVGQVEISALSLMYRKDFVIYREPNVSPSQVTENNFPEKVLLCFSNGNHYDIVYPIKYKDSSAMCQSLLYELLYEKVFKTDVSKIMMGLDTSEVTDENNSEISDSEDDSCKSKTTANDVNGFKPLSGDEHQKNNGSSSRLPLSRKVLKSLNPAVYRNVEYEIWLKSKQAQQKRDYSIAAGLQYEVGDKCQVRLDHNGKFFNADIQGVHSENGPVLVEELGKKSTPKNLKATAPESWNTVSGKKMKKPSTSGQNFHSDMDYRGPKNPSKPIKAPSALPPRLQHPSGVRQHAFSSHSSGTQSQKSSSEHKNLSRTPSQIIRKPDRDRVEEFDHTSRESHYFGLSPEERREKQAIEESRLLYEIQNRDEQAFPALSSSSMSQSPSQSSNPCVQRKSSHVSDRKGSRRRMDPEERKDKEPIHGHTHLDKKPESSTLENTNDDKCARVSSPSKSKKLECPSPVEQKPAEHVSLSNPAPLLVSPEVHLTPAVPSLPATVPAWPSEPTTFGPTGVPAQIPVLSVTQTLTTGPDSAVSQAHLTPSPVPVSIQAVNQPLMPLPQTLSLYQDPLYPGFPYNEKGDRAIAPPYSLCQTGEDLPKDKNILRFFFNLGVKAYSCPMWAPHSYLYPLHQAYLAACRMYPKVPVPVYPHNPWFQEAPSAQNESDCTCTDAHFPMQTEANVNGQMPQAEIGPPTFSSPLVIPPSQVSESHGQLSYQADLESENPGQLLHAEYEESLSGKNMYPQPSFGPNPFLGPVPIAPPFFPHIWYGYPFQGFIENPVMRQNIVLPSDEKGELDLPLENLDLSKECGSVLAVDEFPEARGEVVHTLPEASVSSKHEGRAEQLSQTRKADLNLASAPSGAEGKSHLPSQILNRERETVPVELEPKRTIQSLKEKPEKVKDPKTAADVVSPGANSMDSRVQRPKEESSEDENEVSNILRSGRSKQFYNQTYGGRKYKSDWGYSGRGGYQHVRGEETWKGQPSRSRDEGYQYHRNVRGRPYRGDRRRSGMGDGHRGQHT encoded by the exons CTCTCCTTTATGAATTGCTGTATGAGAAGGTATTTAAGACTGATGTTAGCAAAATCATGATGGGACTTGACACCTCTGAAGTAACTGATGAAAACAACAGTGAAATATCCGATTCAGAGGATGACAGTTGCAA gAGTAAAACTACTGCTAATGATGTCAATGGATTTAAGCCTTTGTCAGGCGatgag caCCAGAAGAACAATGGGAGCTCTTCTCGTCTGCCTTTGTCTAGAAAGGTTCTTAAGTCACTTAACCCAGCAGTGTATAGAAATGTCGAGTATGAAATTTGGCTAAAGTCTAAACAAG CTCAACAAAAACGTGATTATTCCATTGCTGCTGGTTTACAATATGAAGTTGGAGATAAATGCCAA GTTAGGTTGGATCACAATGGAAAATTTTTTAATGCAGACATTCAAGGGGTACACTCTGAAAATGGACCAGTTTTGGTTGAAGAACTAGGAAAAAA ATCTACACCGAAGAACCTCAAAGCAACTGCCCCAGAAAGCTGGAACACAGTGTcaggaaagaagatgaaaaaaccTTCTACTTCCGGACAAAATTTTCATTCTG ACATGGATTACAGAGGGCCAAAGAATCCAAGCAAGCCAATAAAAGCCCCATCAGCACTACCTCCTCGCCTGCAGCATCCTTCAGGAGTAAGACAACACGCGTTCTCTAGTCATTCTTCAGGGACCCAGTCTCAGAAATCCTCCAGTGAGCACAAAAATCTTAGCAGGACACCCTCACAGATCATAAG AAAACCTGATCGTGACAGAGTTGAAGAGTTTGATCATACAAGTCGAGAATCTCACTATTTTGGCTTGTCGCCAGAAGAGCGTAGAGAGAAGCAAGCTATAGAAGAGTCTCGTTTACTCTATGAGATTCAGAACAGAGATGAACAGGctttcccagccctttct AGCTCATCAATGAGTCAGTCACCTTCTCAGAGTAGCAACCCATGTGTTCAGAGAAAATCATCACATGTAAGTGATAGGAAAGGAAGCAGGCGGAGAATGGATCCAGAAGAACGAAAAGACAAAG AACCTATCCATGGACATACTCACTTGGATAAAAAACCCGAGTCAAGCACATTggag AATACTAATGATGATAAATGTGCAAGAGTTTCATCACCGTCAAAGTCAAAGAAATTAGAGTGCCCGTCTCCTGTAGAACAA AAGCCAGCAGAACATGTGTCTCTGTCAAATCCAGCTCCCCTTTTAGTTTCTCCAGAGGTACATCTCACTCCTGCGGTGCCTTCTTTACCAGCCACTGTGCCAGCTTGGCCAAGTGAACCTACAACTTTTGGACCAACAG GTGTCCCTGCTCAAATTCCTGTTTTGTCAGTGACACAGACTTTGACCACTGGACCTGATTCTGCTGTGTCCCAAGCTCATTTAACACCCTCTCCAGTTCCTGTGTCAATTCAGGCAGTTAACCAGCCCTTGATGCCTTTGCCTCAGACATTGAGCCTTTATCAAGACCCACTGTATCCTGGGTTTCCTTACAACGAAAAGGGAGATCGAGCCATTGCACCACCTTATTCACTGTGTCAGACTGGGGAGGACCTGCCTAAAG ATAAGAACATTCTTCGATTCTTCTTCAATCTTGGAGTGAAG GCATATAGTTGTCCTATGTGGGCTCCACATTCTTACCTGTACCCTTTGCACCAGGCCTACCTGGCAGCCTGCAGGATGTACCCAAAAGTTCCAGTACCTGTGTATCCTCATAATCCTTGGTTCCAAGAAGCTCCTTCTGCTCAGAATGAAAGTGATTGTACTTGTACCGATGCACACTTTCCTATGCAGACTGAGGCCAATGTTAATGGTCAGATGCCTCAGGCAGAGATTGGACCACCAACATTTTCTTCACCTCTGGTTATCCCTCCATCTCAGGTGTCTGAAAGTCATGGACAGTTGTCTtaccaggctgatcttgaatcTGAGAACCCTGGGCAGCTTCTTCATGCTGAATATGAAGAGTCACTAAGTGGCAAGAACATGTACCCACAACCGTCCTTTGGCCCTAATCCATTCTTAGGCCCAGTTCCCATTgcacctcctttctttcctcatatCTGGTATGGGTACCCTTTTCAGGGATTCATAGAAAATCCCGTAAtgaggcagaatattgtcctgCCCTCTGATGAGAAAGGAGAATTGGATCTGCCTCTGGAAAACCTGGATCTGTCTAAAGAATGTGGTTCAGTCTTAGCAGTAGATGAGTTTCCAGAAGCCAGGGGTGAAGTTGTACACACTCTCCCTGAAGCAAGCGTGAGCAGCAAACACGAAGGCCGAGCGGAGCAGTTATCCCAGACACGAAAGGCAGATCTGAACCTGGCTTCTGCACCTTCTGGAGCAGAGGGAAAGTCTCATCTTCCTTCTCAAATtctaaacagagagagagaaactgtgCCTGTTGAACTTGAGCCTAAGAGGACCATCCAAAGTCTGAAAGAAAAACCAGAGAAAGTTAAAGATCCAAAGACTGCTGCTGATGTGGTCAGCCCTGGGGCCAACTCTATGGATAGCAGAGTGCAAAGACCAAAAGAAGAGAGTTCAGAAGATGAAAATGAAGTGTCTAATATTCTGAGAAGTGGCAGATCCAAGCAGTTCTATAATCAAACTTACGGAGGCAGAAAGTATAAAAGTGATTGGGGCTATTCTGGTAGGGGTGGATACCAACACGTGAGAGGCGAGGAGACCTGGAAAGGGCAGCCGAGCAGAAGCCGGGATGAAGGTTATCAGTACCACCGAAATGTCAGAGGACGTCCATATAGGGGCGATAGGAGGAGATCAGGGATGGGAGATGGCCACAGGGGACAACACACCTGA